The following proteins come from a genomic window of Manduca sexta isolate Smith_Timp_Sample1 chromosome 2, JHU_Msex_v1.0, whole genome shotgun sequence:
- the LOC115452012 gene encoding uncharacterized protein LOC115452012 isoform X1, with the protein MSKTTLLFLFIISSSQSNPVMTRQSLLKQINRDHFCSNLLNFNNFYYSLEEQKNVSGIPADMNIHWKTGNVFFTLISEEMKMSLQVLRPSGEFETIKVAGLGQSTTVDNLNDVVYLATDNGVYKYKEDSSIELYTALGEDVMYVAVSNDGSSMYIATWPQNRVHKITNDGQKQEMFSAIPNGHGLTVDTRNNIYFVATKTSYILKNGYSIPIKIKGLPSDKMTGVFVSRSDEVYAMDENSNLYVVDSESASARHVGSFSVSGVNSFALDSADNVMIGIKGAILKFNANERNPCPDYHKLSKKGKRHSKRRKNKKRTTTTTSTTEATEEEEE; encoded by the exons atgtCGAAAACAACGCTACTATTCCTCTTCATCATATCATCATCACAGTCAAACCCGGTGATGACACGACAGAGTCTACTCAAACAGATAAACAGAGACCACTTCTGCTCAAATCTACTTAATTTCAACAATTTCTACTACTCTTTAGAAGAGCAAAAGAACGTCAGCGGTATACCAGCTGACATGAACATCCATTGGAAGACTGGTAATGTATTCTTCACGCTAATAAGTGAAGAAATGAAAATGAGTCTTCAAGTACTACGACCGAGTGGTGAATTTGAAACGATAAAGGTCGCCGGTTTGGGTCAATCGACTACTGTCGATAACCTTAACGACGTTGTTTATTTGGCCACTGATAACGGAGTATACAAATACAAGGAAGACTCCTCTATAGAGCTATACACAGCTTTAGGAGAAGATGTAATGTATGTTGCGGTTAGTAACGATGGAAGTTCAATGTATATCGCGACGTGGCCTCAGAACAGAGTTCATAAGATCACAAATGACGGACAAAAGCAAGAAATGTTCTCCGCAATACCGAACGGTCATGGATTAACAGTAGATAcgagaaataatatatatttcgtaGCAACAAAGACATCGTATATACTAAAGAATGGATACAGCATTCCTATAAAGATTAAAGGTCTTCCAAGTGATAAAATGACTGGTGTGTTCGTCAGTAGATCTGATGAAGTGTACGCTATGGATGAGAATAGCAATTTATATGTAGTTGATTCAGAAAGTGCATCGGCAAGACATGTAGGGTCCTTCAGTGTCAGTGGAGTGAATTCTTTCGCTTTAGATTCAGCTGATAATGTTATGATTGGTATAAAAGGCGCCATTTTGAAGTTTAATGCGAATGAAAGAAACCCCTGTCCGGATTACCATAA attaagCAAGAAGGGTAAGAGACACAGCAAACggcgtaaaaataagaaacgtactactactactacatcGACCACAGAAGCCACTGAGGAAGAAGAAGAATAA
- the LOC115452012 gene encoding uncharacterized protein LOC115452012 isoform X2 — protein sequence MSKTTLLFLFIISSSQSNPVMTRQSLLKQINRDHFCSNLLNFNNFYYSLEEQKNVSGIPADMNIHWKTGNVFFTLISEEMKMSLQVLRPSGEFETIKVAGLGQSTTVDNLNDVVYLATDNGVYKYKEDSSIELYTALGEDVMYVAVSNDGSSMYIATWPQNRVHKITNDGQKQEMFSAIPNGHGLTVDTRNNIYFVATKTSYILKNGYSIPIKIKGLPSDKMTGVFVSRSDEVYAMDENSNLYVVDSESASARHVGSFSVSGVNSFALDSADNVMIGIKGAILKFNANERNPCPDYHK from the coding sequence atgtCGAAAACAACGCTACTATTCCTCTTCATCATATCATCATCACAGTCAAACCCGGTGATGACACGACAGAGTCTACTCAAACAGATAAACAGAGACCACTTCTGCTCAAATCTACTTAATTTCAACAATTTCTACTACTCTTTAGAAGAGCAAAAGAACGTCAGCGGTATACCAGCTGACATGAACATCCATTGGAAGACTGGTAATGTATTCTTCACGCTAATAAGTGAAGAAATGAAAATGAGTCTTCAAGTACTACGACCGAGTGGTGAATTTGAAACGATAAAGGTCGCCGGTTTGGGTCAATCGACTACTGTCGATAACCTTAACGACGTTGTTTATTTGGCCACTGATAACGGAGTATACAAATACAAGGAAGACTCCTCTATAGAGCTATACACAGCTTTAGGAGAAGATGTAATGTATGTTGCGGTTAGTAACGATGGAAGTTCAATGTATATCGCGACGTGGCCTCAGAACAGAGTTCATAAGATCACAAATGACGGACAAAAGCAAGAAATGTTCTCCGCAATACCGAACGGTCATGGATTAACAGTAGATAcgagaaataatatatatttcgtaGCAACAAAGACATCGTATATACTAAAGAATGGATACAGCATTCCTATAAAGATTAAAGGTCTTCCAAGTGATAAAATGACTGGTGTGTTCGTCAGTAGATCTGATGAAGTGTACGCTATGGATGAGAATAGCAATTTATATGTAGTTGATTCAGAAAGTGCATCGGCAAGACATGTAGGGTCCTTCAGTGTCAGTGGAGTGAATTCTTTCGCTTTAGATTCAGCTGATAATGTTATGATTGGTATAAAAGGCGCCATTTTGAAGTTTAATGCGAATGAAAGAAACCCCTGTCCGGATTACCATAAGTAA